In the genome of Arachis hypogaea cultivar Tifrunner chromosome 9, arahy.Tifrunner.gnm2.J5K5, whole genome shotgun sequence, the window ATTGATGAGTCTTGTTTCACTTTTGGATAATTATTTCCATTATGTATTGTGTATGGTTCATGTTGTCATTGTTGTGCATCCATGTTATTTGATGGCTACATTAGTGTTTGCTCTGTGTGGATAGATGAAGACTGGTGGTTTGGTTGTTTGGAGTAGGAAGGATACTCATGTTGTATACCGAGGATGCAATTATCAGTTGACTTCTAGAAGTTCTCCAAAGGTTTATCCTCGCTATATTCATGGACAAACTAAAAGTCCTTATGAAACGAACATGGTGGAGTCAGTTAAATCCAACAATACTAGTGACATGCCAAGCCGGAATGGTAACAATAATGCTTCCACATCAACTTGCATTCAAGAAGTGCATTGCAGTGGATCATTGTATGAGAGGGAGACTGATAGATTATTGGATGACTTAGGACCTCGGTTCGTTGATTGGTGGTATCCCAAGCCACTTCCAATAGATGCTGATCTACTTCCAGAAGTGGTTCCTGGATTTAAGCCTCCATTTAGGCTGTGTCCACCTTATTCAAGTGCAAAAATTACTGATTATGAGTTAACATTCTTCAGGAAGCTTGCTAAACCTTTGCCAGTCCATTTTGTCCTTGGTATGCTCCTGGATGTTGGTGGTTTCTGGTCAATGATTTATTTTGCTGTGCATGAAAATTATTCAACAGTGTGAGGAGCTATGTTCTATCATATGACTTAGGTTCTTAATCAAGTCACCTCGTTGATGTCAATTTTGATAGACCACCTAAATACATTAGTTGTTGATGCTATTATATTAACTAATCATACATAGAAAAGCAGTCTCTGTAACAAGAATTAATTGCTTGAAGATTGATGAATCGAATCAATACATGTATATGAAAATCATAATAAGTTGGCTGTCAACCAATATTAGCtctcagaaagaaaataaagctaTATTCAAAAATACTTTCATGGTTATCCCTTTATGCATAAAGTCAATTAAATCATTTTGTGTGTTTAATATGAACTATGAAGGAAGGAACAGAAGACTTCAAGGCTTAGCTGCTGCTATCCTAAAGTTGTGGGAGAAGAGTCTTATTGCAAAAATTGCTATCAAGTTTGGAGTTCCAAATACCGACAATGAATTGATGGCCAATGAACTAAAGGCAAGTTTGATAGAGAATCTATCTTTCAGTATATGCAAGTTTCAAGACATCATAGACTAAATAGGTATATGTTGAGCTTGTGTCATTGATATTATGCATATAAGGCTATCTGTGCTTCATTGATTTTGATCTTATTTATTGATTATACTGACTTGCTTTTGGGGAAAAACTGATCACTTTGGTTGTTCTCTCTTGTGAACTTGCTCGGTAAGGGCTGTAATAATTCAATTTAGCTAAAATCATCCCTTgcaccaatttaaaaaaaaaaacaataatttcATGATTAGCTTCTATATATGCCTAGTATTTGATAGTGGTGGAAGGGGCACTGAACTATCCTTTTACATTTTGTATATTAATTGTTTTGTATGAGAAACAAATGTGTATGTATAACTTTGATATCTGCAATGCAGCTTCTAACCGGGGGTGTTACATTGCTGCGTAACAAGTATTACATAATTCTCTACAGGGGAAACGATTTCCTTCCTAGCAATGTTGCAtctttggtggaagagagagAATTGGAACTTAAAAGTTGCCAACTTTCTGAAGAAGTTGCACGGATGAGAGCAAATGAAGCCGTTTCTTCTAGTGATTATGCACAACAAGAAACAAGTACAAGTGGAACTTTAACAGAATTTGAGGAAATCCAAACGAAGCTTGAGGATGTAAAAAATGGCAATGCAGATTTAAATATTCAACTGGAAGCAGAAATATACAGATTGGAGAGGCAATTGAAAGAGCAACAGCGCAAAGCTTTAATTGTGAGACTCATTTTGTTACGTTCTGTCCTTTTGCATTTATCTACTGGAACTTCTATAATAAACTTATTGATTCTGCAGATTAgcaagaaaacagagagatcgACAGAGGAACTAGCAAAGTTAGATGCTGCATGGACTCCTGCAGAGAAGGATGCAGACGTAGAAATCATGACTGATGAGGAGAGACAATGTTTCCGAAAGATAGGATTGAAGATGAGTGGTTTATTAGTGCTTGGTAATGAAATTCCATCTGCATCTGTCTCTTTTCGCCGAAAAGCTTGTATTTTTTTGCTAAGAAACAATTTATGCTAAACAAATGCAGGTAGGCGTGGAATCTTTGATGGTGTATTGGAAGGCCTACACCAGCACTGGAAACACAGAGAAGTTGTAAAGGTCATCACAAAGCAGAGACTAATCAGTCGGGTCATATACACTGCGAAAATGCTGGAGACTGAGAGTGGTGGAATCTTGGTTTCAGTTGACAAACTCAAAGAGGGGCATGCAATCATTATCTACCGTGGTAAAAACTATAAAAGGCCTTCAGAAAA includes:
- the LOC112712658 gene encoding chloroplastic group IIA intron splicing facilitator CRS1, chloroplastic, with the protein product MFFLSLHPHLSLNSSTHSYSYSYTCISSSFNNNNQNQHHHHHPNSIPIPKDPNNSHYDASSITIKVKAPTPPWMKGPLLLQPHDVLDLSKPKNKRLSKRHMDKEEEEYERVDKALHGKEVRGKKVMKRIARRIERLGRNRNPAETQLSSSAKEESFGGYLEKLEENVTVRSKERMPWERNVSVMDSSAKDKNFDGYYGKLEENGDDDEEQVRRSKRRMPWEKDEKSVLFARLKKEKPMTAADLTLDEVLLKRLRSEAAKMRIWVKVKKLGVTQDVVDEIKRTWRNNELAMLKFDIPLCKNMDRAREIVEMKTGGLVVWSRKDTHVVYRGCNYQLTSRSSPKVYPRYIHGQTKSPYETNMVESVKSNNTSDMPSRNGNNNASTSTCIQEVHCSGSLYERETDRLLDDLGPRFVDWWYPKPLPIDADLLPEVVPGFKPPFRLCPPYSSAKITDYELTFFRKLAKPLPVHFVLGRNRRLQGLAAAILKLWEKSLIAKIAIKFGVPNTDNELMANELKLLTGGVTLLRNKYYIILYRGNDFLPSNVASLVEERELELKSCQLSEEVARMRANEAVSSSDYAQQETSTSGTLTEFEEIQTKLEDVKNGNADLNIQLEAEIYRLERQLKEQQRKALIISKKTERSTEELAKLDAAWTPAEKDADVEIMTDEERQCFRKIGLKMSGLLVLGRRGIFDGVLEGLHQHWKHREVVKVITKQRLISRVIYTAKMLETESGGILVSVDKLKEGHAIIIYRGKNYKRPSEKVAKNLLTKRKALLRSLEMQRLGSLKFFAHQKQQTISDLKLKLGELQQKKGSQAAQN